In a single window of the Thiohalospira halophila DSM 15071 genome:
- a CDS encoding ABC transporter ATP-binding protein: METPILAVEGLVKRYPGGVTAVDGVDLAVPEGICFGLLGPNGAGKTSTVEILEGIHEPTAGTVRYRGRPRDRRFRDEVGVQFQSTVLQDFLTVREILTLFRRLYPAGRDVDELLAEVALTEFAGRDNRHLSGGQRQRLLLACALVNDPALVFLDEPTTGLDPQARRNFWALVERIRERGTTVILTTHYMEEAYVLCDTIAIMDRGQVIAEGPPRELLDRHFREAVMELPRLDLPTVPALSRARVEMGRDVVTLLTDEVNTTLAELTAAGVDLQNLRIRERSLEDLFLHLTGEGLRGG; encoded by the coding sequence GTGGAGACACCCATCCTGGCGGTGGAGGGCCTGGTCAAGCGCTACCCCGGCGGCGTCACCGCCGTGGACGGCGTCGACCTCGCCGTGCCGGAGGGGATCTGCTTCGGCCTGCTGGGGCCCAACGGCGCCGGCAAGACCTCCACGGTGGAGATCCTCGAGGGGATCCACGAGCCCACCGCCGGCACCGTCCGCTACCGCGGTCGGCCCCGGGACCGGCGCTTTCGCGACGAGGTGGGGGTCCAGTTCCAGAGCACCGTCCTCCAGGACTTCCTCACCGTCCGCGAGATCCTCACCCTGTTCCGCCGCCTCTATCCCGCCGGCCGGGACGTGGACGAGCTGCTGGCCGAGGTGGCGCTCACCGAGTTCGCCGGCCGCGACAACCGCCACCTCTCCGGCGGCCAGCGCCAGCGGCTGCTGCTGGCCTGCGCCCTGGTCAACGACCCGGCCCTGGTCTTCCTGGACGAGCCCACCACCGGTCTGGATCCCCAGGCCCGGCGCAACTTCTGGGCGCTGGTGGAGCGGATCCGCGAACGCGGCACCACCGTGATCCTGACCACCCACTACATGGAGGAGGCCTACGTCCTCTGCGACACCATCGCCATCATGGATCGCGGCCAGGTCATCGCCGAGGGCCCGCCCCGGGAACTGCTGGACCGCCACTTCCGCGAGGCCGTGATGGAGCTGCCCCGGCTGGACCTGCCCACCGTCCCCGCCCTGAGCCGGGCCCGGGTGGAGATGGGGCGGGACGTGGTCACCCTGCTCACCGACGAGGTCAACACCACCCTCGCCGAACTCACCGCCGCCGGCGTGGACCTGCAGAACCTGCGCATCCGCGAGCGCAGCCTGGAGGACCTCTTCCTCCATCTCACCGGCGAGGGGCTACGGGGGGGATGA
- a CDS encoding ABC transporter permease — protein MIDFSPRRFRATFAARNREFLRDRAALTWNLLLPALIVLGFAFAFGGVGKVDLTAGVIGDPAALDEASPLALEPVGREAGLERLRHQRLDLLVDPAARTYWVNPDSDRGRLAARALTPAEGWEAQPVPGEPLRYVDWLVPGILAMNMMFSALYGVGYVIVRYRKNGVLKRLSATPLTAFEFLAAQVASRWWLLLAMTAAVYLGTWSLVGFPLRGSPLALVLTFACGGLALISLGLLASVRLASEEMAEGVLNLLAWPMMFLSGVWFATDRLHPWLEEAAWVLPLTHVTHAARAVMLDGAGVADIAGHLLILLAMALVLLVVGARLFRWE, from the coding sequence ATGATCGACTTCTCGCCCCGCCGCTTCCGGGCCACCTTCGCCGCGCGCAACCGGGAGTTCCTGCGCGACCGCGCGGCGCTGACCTGGAACCTGCTGCTGCCGGCGCTCATCGTCCTGGGCTTCGCCTTCGCCTTCGGCGGCGTGGGCAAGGTGGACCTCACCGCCGGGGTCATCGGCGACCCGGCGGCGCTGGACGAGGCCAGTCCCCTGGCTCTGGAGCCGGTGGGGCGCGAGGCGGGGCTGGAGCGGCTGCGCCACCAGCGCCTGGATCTGCTGGTGGACCCGGCGGCGCGGACCTACTGGGTGAATCCCGACAGCGACCGGGGCCGGCTGGCCGCCCGGGCGCTCACCCCCGCCGAGGGCTGGGAGGCTCAACCGGTACCCGGGGAGCCGCTGCGCTACGTGGACTGGCTGGTACCGGGGATCCTGGCCATGAACATGATGTTCTCCGCCCTCTACGGCGTGGGCTACGTCATCGTCCGCTACCGCAAGAACGGCGTCCTCAAGCGGCTCTCCGCGACGCCGCTCACCGCCTTCGAGTTCCTGGCGGCCCAGGTGGCCTCGCGCTGGTGGCTGCTGCTGGCCATGACCGCCGCCGTCTACCTGGGGACCTGGTCCCTGGTGGGCTTCCCCCTGCGGGGCTCACCGCTGGCCCTGGTGCTCACCTTCGCCTGCGGGGGGCTGGCGCTCATCAGCCTGGGGCTGCTCGCCTCGGTGCGGCTGGCCAGCGAGGAGATGGCGGAGGGGGTGCTGAACCTCCTGGCCTGGCCCATGATGTTCCTGTCGGGGGTCTGGTTCGCCACCGACCGCCTCCACCCGTGGCTGGAGGAGGCGGCCTGGGTCCTGCCGCTGACCCACGTCACCCACGCCGCCCGGGCCGTGATGCTCGACGGCGCCGGCGTGGCCGACATCGCCGGTCACCTCCTGATCCTCCTGGCCATGGCGCTGGTGCTGCTGGTGGTGGGCGCCCGCCTCTTCCGCTGGGAATAG
- a CDS encoding DUF6231 family protein: protein MTESAPQDPLDHPLARLVAGEAPGAVLAIAPPDHPGLVAAQAAAPGAEWTLLPPGSQVADLPQTRFDLALLLHAVEPLESTAGEQLIGRVRDLLAPRLILAVAAGTRSANALRGLGLVHAGDSDDGAVALWTWDIATYKLTPDWLNSRFWANPELFDVYWW from the coding sequence ATGACGGAGTCGGCCCCGCAGGACCCCCTCGACCACCCGCTGGCCCGCCTGGTAGCGGGAGAGGCCCCCGGCGCCGTGCTCGCCATCGCCCCGCCGGACCACCCGGGGCTGGTCGCCGCCCAGGCGGCGGCGCCGGGCGCCGAATGGACCCTCCTGCCGCCAGGGAGCCAGGTGGCAGACCTGCCGCAGACCCGGTTCGACCTCGCCCTGCTCCTCCACGCCGTGGAGCCGCTGGAATCCACCGCCGGCGAGCAGCTCATCGGCCGGGTCCGGGACCTGCTGGCCCCTCGGCTCATCCTGGCCGTGGCGGCCGGCACCCGGTCGGCCAACGCCCTGCGCGGCCTGGGCCTGGTCCACGCCGGCGACAGCGACGACGGCGCCGTGGCGCTATGGACCTGGGACATCGCCACCTACAAGCTCACCCCCGACTGGCTCAACAGCCGCTTCTGGGCCAACCCGGAGCTCTTCGACGTCTACTGGTGGTAG
- the xerD gene encoding site-specific tyrosine recombinase XerD — MAWIDRIREDDRRAIEAFLDALWMEHGLAANTLAGYRNDLARLAYWLGEQGRSPLLAAGRADLLDWLGEQQGARPRSVRRLLSALRRFYRYQVREGRRSDDPTARIDPPQLGRPLPATLTEGEVEALLAAPDTDEPRGLRDRAMLEVLYATGLRVSELVTLEAGRVSLQQGVVHVVGKGGRERLVPLGDEAAAWLRRYLREGRPALAEGRGASDALFVTRRGGAMTRQAFWQLIRRYAGLAGIEKHLSPHTLRHAFATHLLDHGADLRAVQMLLGHADLSTTQIYTHVAQARLEQLHQQHHPRG; from the coding sequence GTGGCGTGGATTGACCGCATCCGCGAGGACGATCGCCGGGCCATCGAGGCCTTCCTGGATGCCCTGTGGATGGAGCACGGGCTGGCGGCCAACACCCTGGCCGGCTACCGCAACGACCTGGCGCGCCTGGCCTACTGGCTGGGTGAGCAGGGGCGCTCCCCCCTGCTCGCCGCCGGTCGCGCCGACCTCCTGGACTGGCTGGGGGAGCAGCAGGGGGCGCGGCCGCGGTCCGTGCGCCGCCTGCTCTCGGCCCTGCGCCGCTTCTACCGCTACCAGGTCCGCGAGGGGCGGCGCTCCGACGATCCCACCGCCCGCATCGACCCGCCGCAGCTCGGCCGTCCGCTACCGGCGACCCTCACCGAGGGGGAGGTGGAGGCCCTGCTGGCCGCGCCGGACACCGACGAGCCCCGGGGTCTGCGCGATCGCGCCATGCTGGAGGTCCTCTACGCCACCGGGCTGCGCGTCTCCGAGCTGGTGACCCTGGAGGCCGGGCGGGTGAGCCTGCAGCAGGGGGTGGTCCACGTGGTGGGCAAGGGCGGCCGCGAGCGGCTGGTGCCCCTGGGGGACGAGGCGGCGGCCTGGCTGCGCCGGTATCTCCGGGAGGGGCGGCCGGCCCTGGCCGAGGGGCGTGGGGCCAGCGATGCGCTGTTCGTCACCCGGCGGGGCGGGGCCATGACCCGGCAGGCCTTCTGGCAGCTCATCCGCCGCTACGCCGGCCTCGCCGGGATCGAGAAGCACCTCTCGCCGCATACCCTGCGCCACGCCTTCGCCACCCACCTGCTGGATCACGGCGCCGACCTGCGGGCGGTACAGATGCTCCTGGGCCACGCCGACCTCTCCACCACCCAGATCTACACCCACGTCGCCCAGGCGCGCCTGGAGCAGCTCCACCAGCAGCACCACCCTCGCGGCTGA
- a CDS encoding methylated-DNA--[protein]-cysteine S-methyltransferase → MGSESASRLVGPAHARLRLTIEARGGQLERVRLLPAEGAEAEEAGTGLAAEVGDRLVADPGGAGRGFPDWPLAPPRTPFQGRLRATLQALHPGQTVSYRDLATTLGSAPRAVAMAARANPFPLIVPCHRVVAVDGPGGYAGASEGPLAAFKAWLLEEEAARGVD, encoded by the coding sequence GTGGGGAGTGAGTCGGCGAGTCGCCTTGTCGGTCCCGCCCACGCCCGGCTCCGGCTCACCATTGAGGCCCGGGGCGGGCAGCTGGAGCGGGTCCGATTGCTCCCGGCCGAGGGGGCCGAAGCGGAGGAGGCCGGGACGGGGCTCGCCGCCGAGGTCGGGGACCGGCTGGTCGCCGACCCGGGCGGTGCCGGGCGGGGATTCCCCGACTGGCCGCTGGCCCCGCCCCGGACCCCCTTTCAGGGCCGGCTGCGGGCGACGCTGCAGGCCCTGCACCCCGGGCAGACGGTGAGCTACCGCGACCTGGCCACCACCCTCGGCAGCGCGCCCCGGGCGGTGGCCATGGCGGCGCGGGCGAATCCCTTCCCCCTCATCGTCCCCTGCCACCGCGTCGTCGCGGTGGATGGGCCGGGGGGGTATGCCGGGGCCAGCGAGGGCCCCCTGGCCGCCTTCAAGGCGTGGCTGCTGGAAGAGGAGGCCGCCCGTGGCGTGGATTGA
- the rplS gene encoding 50S ribosomal protein L19 produces MSNIIDELEAEQMKSDIPEFGPGDTVLVQVRVREGGRERLQPFEGVCIAKRNRGLHSAFTLRKTTSGEGVERVFQTHSPILADIKVKRRGDVRQAKLYYLRQLSGKAARIKEKVR; encoded by the coding sequence ATGAGCAACATCATCGACGAGCTCGAGGCCGAGCAGATGAAGTCCGACATCCCGGAATTCGGTCCGGGGGACACCGTGCTGGTTCAGGTGCGGGTGCGTGAGGGCGGCCGCGAGCGGCTCCAGCCCTTCGAGGGGGTCTGCATCGCCAAGCGCAACCGCGGCCTGCACTCGGCCTTCACCCTGCGCAAGACCACCAGCGGTGAGGGCGTCGAGCGCGTCTTCCAGACCCACAGCCCCATCCTGGCCGACATCAAGGTCAAGCGCCGGGGCGACGTCCGCCAGGCCAAGCTCTACTACCTGCGCCAGCTCTCCGGCAAGGCGGCCCGGATCAAGGAGAAGGTCCGCTAG
- the trmD gene encoding tRNA (guanosine(37)-N1)-methyltransferase TrmD: MRFDVVTLFPSMLAAVTDYGVTSRAMEAGLAEVVAWDPRERTTDRHRTVDDRPYGGGPGMVMQTGPLAAILADARAADPRPAKVVHLSPQGQVLDQAALERFAAEPRLILLATRYEGVDERLIEAEVDEEWSLGDYVISGGELGAMVVIDGVTRLLPGALGHTESAVQDSFTAGLLDHPHYTRPEQALGREVPAVLRSGDHAAIERWRLKQALGRTWRRRPELLERRGLSEEERALLAEYRREQGEHE; this comes from the coding sequence GTGCGTTTCGACGTCGTGACCCTGTTCCCGTCCATGCTGGCGGCGGTGACCGATTACGGCGTCACCAGCCGGGCCATGGAAGCCGGCCTGGCCGAGGTGGTGGCCTGGGACCCGCGGGAGCGGACCACGGACCGCCACCGCACGGTGGATGACCGCCCCTACGGCGGCGGGCCGGGCATGGTGATGCAGACCGGCCCCCTGGCGGCGATCCTGGCGGATGCCCGGGCCGCCGACCCGCGGCCGGCGAAGGTCGTCCACCTGAGCCCCCAGGGGCAGGTACTGGATCAGGCGGCGCTGGAGCGCTTCGCGGCAGAGCCGCGGCTCATCCTGCTCGCCACCCGCTACGAGGGGGTGGACGAGCGCCTCATCGAGGCCGAGGTGGATGAGGAGTGGTCCCTGGGGGACTACGTGATCAGCGGCGGCGAGCTGGGGGCGATGGTGGTCATCGACGGCGTGACCCGGCTGCTGCCGGGGGCGCTGGGCCACACGGAGTCGGCGGTACAGGATTCCTTTACCGCCGGCCTGCTGGATCATCCCCACTACACCCGGCCCGAGCAGGCGCTGGGACGGGAGGTGCCGGCGGTGCTGCGCTCCGGGGACCACGCCGCCATCGAGCGCTGGCGCCTCAAGCAGGCGCTGGGACGGACCTGGCGGCGGCGCCCGGAATTGCTGGAGCGCCGCGGCCTGAGTGAAGAAGAACGGGCCCTGCTCGCCGAATACCGGCGTGAGCAGGGCGAACACGAGTAG
- the rimM gene encoding ribosome maturation factor RimM (Essential for efficient processing of 16S rRNA), producing the protein MATVGESLVPMGRIGAPHGVRGWVRIQSETRPEENILAYTPWYLRAGHQGAEARPVTIAESRIGGKGPLARLDGVADREGAAALTHSVILVPRSALPEPPDGEWYWADLEGLAVVTTADEELGRVQTMMETGANDVMVVAGERERLIPFVQGEVVRSVEPEAGRVVVDWDPEF; encoded by the coding sequence GTGGCGACCGTGGGGGAGAGCCTGGTGCCCATGGGGCGGATCGGCGCCCCCCACGGCGTCCGTGGCTGGGTCCGGATCCAGTCCGAGACCCGGCCGGAAGAGAACATCCTGGCCTACACCCCCTGGTATCTGCGAGCCGGACACCAGGGGGCGGAGGCCCGGCCGGTAACCATCGCGGAGAGCCGGATCGGCGGCAAGGGGCCGCTGGCCCGGCTGGACGGGGTTGCCGACCGTGAAGGTGCGGCGGCCCTGACGCACAGCGTCATCCTCGTGCCGCGTTCGGCCCTGCCGGAGCCGCCTGACGGCGAGTGGTACTGGGCCGACCTGGAAGGGCTGGCGGTGGTGACTACCGCCGACGAGGAGCTCGGCCGCGTCCAGACGATGATGGAGACCGGCGCCAACGACGTCATGGTGGTCGCTGGCGAACGCGAGCGGCTGATCCCCTTCGTCCAGGGCGAGGTGGTCCGCTCGGTGGAGCCCGAGGCCGGTCGCGTCGTGGTGGACTGGGACCCGGAATTCTGA
- the rpsP gene encoding 30S ribosomal protein S16, with amino-acid sequence MVTIRMARKGAKRRPFYNIVVTEHANPRDGSFIERVGFYNPVATGNEEAVRLDMDRVQHWLDNGAKASESVDRLIRKQAKAAS; translated from the coding sequence ATGGTCACCATCCGCATGGCCCGCAAGGGCGCCAAGCGTCGGCCCTTCTACAACATCGTCGTTACCGAGCACGCCAATCCGCGTGACGGCAGCTTCATCGAGCGCGTGGGTTTCTACAACCCCGTGGCCACCGGTAACGAAGAGGCGGTGCGGCTGGACATGGACCGTGTGCAGCACTGGCTGGACAACGGCGCCAAGGCCAGCGAGAGCGTGGACCGCCTGATCCGCAAGCAGGCCAAGGCGGCTTCGTAA
- the ffh gene encoding signal recognition particle protein: MFDSLTERLNKTLKDLRGQGRLTEDNIRDTLREVRMALLEADVALPVVKDFIEHVRSRALGEEVSTSLTPGQALIKIVREELVRLMGDDGEGLNLNTRPPAVILMAGLQGSGKTTSTGKLARWLQEREKKSVMVVSTDIYRPAAIDQLETVAEKAGAAFHPSSSDQDPADIAAGALQAARTGHKDVLIIDTAGRLHVDEGMMDEVRRLHEVAEPVETLFVVDSMTGQDAANTARAFADALPLTGVVLTKTDGDARGGAALSVRHTTGRPIKFLGTGEKDDALEPFHPDRIAQRILGMGDMLSLIEEAENKVDQQKAEKVARKLKKGKGFDLADFREQLQQMQSMGGVNSLMDKLPGAGQLPDHVKGQVDDSQFRRMEAIINSMTPGERQRPDIIKGSRKRRIAAGSGTQVQDVNRLLKQFQQMQKMMKKMKGGGMQKLMKQMQGQMPPGM, translated from the coding sequence ATGTTCGACAGCCTTACCGAACGGCTCAACAAGACCCTCAAGGACCTGCGCGGCCAGGGTCGACTCACCGAGGACAACATCCGCGACACCCTGCGCGAGGTGCGCATGGCGCTGCTGGAGGCGGATGTCGCCCTCCCGGTGGTCAAGGACTTCATCGAGCACGTCCGCAGCCGCGCCCTGGGTGAGGAGGTCTCCACCAGCCTCACTCCCGGCCAGGCGCTCATCAAGATCGTCCGCGAGGAGCTGGTCCGGCTCATGGGCGACGACGGCGAGGGGCTCAACCTCAACACCCGTCCGCCGGCGGTGATCCTCATGGCCGGCCTCCAGGGCTCCGGCAAGACCACCTCCACCGGCAAGCTGGCGCGCTGGCTCCAGGAGCGGGAGAAGAAGTCGGTGATGGTGGTCTCCACCGACATCTACCGCCCCGCCGCCATCGACCAGCTGGAGACCGTGGCGGAGAAGGCCGGCGCGGCCTTCCATCCCAGCTCCTCGGATCAGGACCCGGCCGACATCGCCGCCGGGGCCCTGCAGGCGGCGCGCACCGGCCACAAGGACGTCCTCATCATCGACACCGCCGGCCGCCTCCACGTGGACGAGGGGATGATGGACGAGGTCCGCCGGCTCCACGAGGTGGCGGAGCCGGTGGAGACCCTCTTCGTCGTCGACAGCATGACCGGCCAGGACGCCGCCAACACCGCCCGTGCCTTTGCCGATGCCCTGCCGCTCACCGGGGTGGTGCTCACCAAGACCGACGGCGACGCCCGGGGCGGTGCGGCGCTCTCCGTGCGCCATACCACGGGTCGCCCCATCAAGTTCCTGGGCACCGGCGAGAAGGACGACGCCCTGGAGCCCTTCCACCCGGACCGGATCGCCCAGCGCATCCTCGGCATGGGGGACATGCTCTCCCTCATCGAGGAGGCCGAGAACAAGGTCGACCAGCAGAAGGCCGAGAAGGTCGCCCGCAAGCTCAAGAAGGGCAAGGGCTTCGACCTCGCCGACTTCCGCGAGCAGCTCCAGCAGATGCAGAGCATGGGCGGCGTCAACAGCCTCATGGACAAGCTCCCCGGCGCGGGCCAGCTTCCCGACCACGTCAAGGGCCAGGTGGACGACAGCCAGTTCCGGCGCATGGAGGCCATCATCAACTCCATGACTCCGGGCGAGCGCCAGCGGCCCGACATCATCAAGGGCTCCCGCAAGCGCCGCATCGCCGCCGGTTCCGGGACCCAGGTCCAGGACGTGAACCGCCTGCTCAAGCAGTTCCAGCAGATGCAGAAGATGATGAAGAAGATGAAGGGTGGCGGCATGCAGAAGCTCATGAAGCAGATGCAGGGGCAGATGCCGCCCGGCATGTAG
- a CDS encoding 3',5'-cyclic-nucleotide phosphodiesterase, with amino-acid sequence MELDVLGCGGGIGTGERTTAFRVNGRLLIDAGTGVEALTLADMEAIEAIVVTHTHLDHTAYLAYLADSLHGRIQRTIPVYGRSETLQGLRDHLFNGVLWPDFTRLPPERPVFSLEPLEPGESRTIAGLEVRAIGVNHVVPTQGYWVDDGERAFAFSGDTTTNGGLWEALNARPRLDALLVEAAFADEDAGLCELARHYCPRLLAADMAALEHHPPVYISHRKPGDEDRILAECRAALPDRTVHGLSSGTRLTL; translated from the coding sequence ATGGAGCTGGATGTTCTGGGCTGTGGTGGCGGGATCGGCACGGGGGAGCGGACCACCGCCTTCCGGGTAAACGGGCGCCTGCTCATCGATGCCGGCACCGGCGTGGAGGCGCTGACGTTGGCCGACATGGAGGCCATCGAGGCCATCGTCGTCACCCATACCCACCTGGACCACACCGCCTACCTCGCCTATCTGGCCGACAGCCTCCACGGCCGCATCCAGCGCACCATCCCGGTCTACGGGCGCAGCGAGACCCTCCAGGGCCTGCGCGACCACCTCTTCAACGGTGTGCTCTGGCCCGACTTCACGCGCCTGCCGCCGGAGCGCCCCGTCTTCTCCCTGGAGCCGCTGGAGCCGGGCGAGAGCCGGACCATCGCCGGCCTCGAGGTCAGGGCCATCGGCGTGAACCACGTGGTGCCCACCCAGGGCTACTGGGTGGACGACGGCGAGCGCGCCTTCGCCTTCAGCGGCGATACCACCACGAACGGCGGGTTGTGGGAGGCCCTGAACGCCCGGCCGCGCCTCGATGCCCTGCTGGTGGAAGCGGCCTTCGCCGACGAGGATGCCGGGCTGTGCGAACTGGCCCGCCACTACTGTCCCCGGCTGCTGGCGGCGGACATGGCGGCCCTGGAGCACCACCCGCCGGTCTACATCTCCCACCGCAAGCCCGGGGACGAGGACCGCATCCTCGCCGAGTGTCGGGCCGCCCTGCCGGATCGGACGGTGCACGGCCTGTCGAGCGGCACCCGCCTGACGCTATAA
- a CDS encoding cytochrome C assembly family protein, which translates to MFTTVTGLLAVVLYLATAVLLVRRLIRATGERLALLALGLAAVALHGAVLGQDLLGSGALDLSFFTTVSLVTWLMAALILLGALRAPLENLGVGALPLAALGLGLELSPLADQRTMPAMDSAMQAHIVLSLLAFSLLAIAAFQAALLAIQDHYLRERRPGGFVRALPPLETMERLLFRIIALGFIFLTAALLLGWVALDDLFAQHLVHKTALSLVAWAVFGILLWGRWYFGWRGRTAVRWTTGGLTVLLLAYFGSKLVLELILGIA; encoded by the coding sequence ATGTTCACCACCGTCACCGGCCTGCTGGCCGTGGTGCTCTACCTGGCCACCGCCGTACTGCTCGTCCGCCGCCTGATCCGTGCCACCGGCGAACGGCTGGCCCTGCTGGCCCTGGGGCTCGCCGCGGTCGCCCTGCACGGCGCCGTCCTCGGGCAGGATCTCCTGGGCAGCGGGGCCCTCGACCTCTCCTTCTTTACCACCGTTTCTCTGGTGACCTGGCTCATGGCGGCGCTCATCCTGCTGGGCGCGCTCCGGGCGCCGCTGGAGAACCTGGGCGTGGGGGCGCTCCCCCTGGCGGCCCTGGGGCTGGGGCTGGAGCTCTCGCCGCTGGCGGACCAGCGCACCATGCCGGCGATGGACAGCGCCATGCAGGCGCACATCGTCCTCTCCCTGCTCGCCTTCAGCCTCCTGGCCATCGCGGCCTTCCAGGCGGCCCTGCTGGCCATCCAGGATCACTACCTGCGCGAGCGCCGGCCCGGGGGCTTCGTCCGGGCCCTGCCGCCGCTGGAGACCATGGAGCGCCTGCTCTTCCGGATCATCGCCCTGGGCTTCATCTTCCTCACCGCCGCCCTGCTGCTGGGCTGGGTGGCGCTGGACGATCTCTTCGCCCAGCACCTGGTCCACAAGACCGCGCTCTCCCTGGTGGCCTGGGCCGTCTTCGGCATCCTCCTCTGGGGTCGCTGGTACTTCGGCTGGCGGGGGCGCACGGCGGTGCGCTGGACCACCGGCGGGCTGACGGTGCTGCTGCTGGCCTACTTCGGCAGCAAGCTGGTACTCGAACTCATCCTCGGTATCGCCTGA
- a CDS encoding HlyC/CorC family transporter: protein MDSIPTWLLFASLGLLIVLSGFFSSSETGLISLNRYRLRHLADEGHAGARRANRLLQRPDRLIGVILLGNNFVNILASSVATIIAMRLMGQAGIAVATGLLTLVILIFAEVTPKTLAALHPERIAFPASWVLGPLLRVLYPLVWVVNAISNNLLRLLGVSPESSGDQPLSREELRTVVNEAGAMIPQRHQRMLLSILDLEKVTVEDIMIPRNEMVGIDLEESWEAILERISRSHHTRLPVSEGGAENIIGILHLRNLAHRLAAGDLDPESLRKLVRAPYFVPEATPLHTQMLNFQRERRRIGLVVDEYGDIRGLVTLEDILEEIVGEFTTDPGETMQEVHPQEDGSFLVEGSAYVRDLNRLMQWELPTDGPKTLNGLILEHMETIPEPGTSFRLAGYPVEIVHVGTSAVRTVKIMPDLRRPPE, encoded by the coding sequence GTGGACTCCATACCGACCTGGTTGCTCTTCGCCTCCCTGGGGCTGCTCATCGTCCTCTCGGGCTTCTTCTCCAGCTCCGAGACGGGGCTGATCAGCCTCAACCGCTACCGCCTGCGCCACCTGGCCGACGAGGGCCACGCCGGGGCCCGGCGGGCGAACCGTCTGCTCCAGCGTCCGGATCGTCTCATCGGCGTCATCCTCCTGGGCAACAACTTCGTCAATATCCTCGCCTCGTCGGTGGCGACCATCATCGCCATGCGGCTCATGGGCCAGGCGGGGATCGCCGTGGCCACCGGCCTGCTCACGCTGGTGATCCTCATATTCGCCGAGGTGACCCCCAAGACCCTGGCCGCGCTGCATCCCGAACGTATCGCCTTCCCGGCGAGCTGGGTCCTGGGCCCGCTGCTCCGGGTGCTCTACCCGCTGGTCTGGGTGGTCAATGCCATCTCCAACAACCTGCTGCGGCTGCTGGGCGTCTCCCCGGAGTCCAGCGGCGACCAGCCCCTCTCCCGGGAAGAGCTGCGCACGGTGGTGAACGAGGCCGGGGCCATGATCCCGCAGCGCCACCAGCGCATGCTGCTCTCCATCCTCGACCTGGAGAAGGTCACAGTGGAGGACATCATGATCCCCCGCAACGAGATGGTGGGCATCGACCTGGAAGAATCCTGGGAGGCCATCCTCGAACGGATCAGCCGCAGCCACCATACGCGGCTGCCGGTCTCGGAGGGGGGCGCGGAGAACATCATCGGCATCCTCCACCTGCGCAACCTCGCCCATCGCCTGGCGGCCGGCGACCTGGACCCGGAGAGCCTGCGCAAGCTGGTCCGGGCCCCCTACTTCGTCCCCGAGGCGACCCCGCTGCACACCCAGATGCTGAACTTCCAGCGCGAGCGCCGCCGCATCGGCCTGGTGGTGGACGAATACGGCGATATCCGCGGGCTGGTGACGCTGGAGGACATCCTCGAGGAGATCGTCGGCGAGTTCACCACCGACCCCGGCGAGACCATGCAGGAGGTCCATCCGCAGGAGGATGGCTCCTTCCTGGTGGAGGGCAGTGCCTACGTGCGGGACCTCAACCGGCTCATGCAGTGGGAACTGCCCACCGACGGACCCAAGACCCTCAACGGGCTCATCCTGGAACACATGGAGACCATCCCCGAGCCCGGCACCAGCTTCCGACTGGCCGGCTACCCGGTGGAGATCGTCCATGTGGGCACCAGCGCCGTGCGGACGGTGAAGATCATGCCCGACCTGCGGCGGCCGCCGGAGTGA
- a CDS encoding PilZ domain-containing protein, producing the protein MTSNDDSSQTGTPDPSEGSGHEKRHFTRITFGGQATVDCPGGPCTGQVADISLKGALVRRPGGWPGLVDRTTPAELDIELESGLRLTASARVSHVQGELAGFEFVQLPLETASELRRLVEFNLGDEALLERELAALVENHEAADRS; encoded by the coding sequence ATGACCAGCAACGACGACTCCAGCCAGACCGGGACCCCGGATCCCTCCGAGGGTTCCGGGCACGAAAAGCGCCACTTCACGCGTATCACCTTCGGTGGTCAGGCCACGGTGGACTGCCCCGGCGGCCCCTGCACCGGCCAGGTGGCCGACATCTCCCTCAAGGGTGCCCTGGTGCGCCGCCCCGGGGGCTGGCCCGGCCTGGTCGATCGCACGACCCCGGCGGAGCTGGACATCGAGCTGGAGAGCGGCCTGAGGCTCACGGCCTCTGCCCGGGTCTCCCATGTCCAGGGCGAACTCGCCGGCTTCGAGTTCGTCCAGCTCCCGCTGGAGACCGCCAGCGAGCTCCGGCGGCTGGTCGAATTCAACCTCGGGGACGAGGCGCTCCTGGAACGGGAACTCGCGGCCCTCGTCGAGAACCACGAGGCGGCGGACCGATCCTAG